One genomic region from Euleptes europaea isolate rEulEur1 chromosome 6, rEulEur1.hap1, whole genome shotgun sequence encodes:
- the CD82 gene encoding CD82 antigen translates to MGSGCLKVTKYFLFLFNLLFFILGAVILGFGIWIMVDKNSFIYVLQTSSSSLKTGAYILIGVGAVTMLMGFLGCLGAVNEIRCLLGLYFTCLLLILIGQIAAGLLIYFQKDGLKAEVSGIVHKLIQDYNPNDERNRTIQNAWDYVQSQLSCCGWTGPENWMQNTILLDRNQTSYPCSCKNGTTESLQYEGFCDLDTVSNPNATFANWPVNKKGCMEGVESWVQENLGIILGVCAGVAVIELLGMVLSICLCKNIHTEDYTKVPKY, encoded by the exons ATCTTGGGTGCTGTGATTCTGGGCTTCGGAATATGGATTATGGTCGACAAAAACAGCTTCATTTACGTTTTGC AAACTTCGTCATCATCATTAAAGACTGGGGCATACATTCTCATTGGAGTTGGGGCTGTCACCATGTTAATGGGGTTCCTGGGCTGCCTTGGAGCAGTCAATGAGATTCGATGTCTCTTGGGACTG TACTTCACCTGTCTGTTGCTGATCCTGATAGGCCAGATAGCTGCTGGACTGCTCATCTACTTTCAAAAAGATGGC CTCAAAGCAGAAGTATCTGGAATCGTTCATAAACTTATCCAGGATTATAATCCTAACGATGAAAGAAACAGGACCATTCAGAATGCATGGGACTATGTCCAGTCACAG CTTTCTTGCTGTGGCTGGACTGGGCCGGAAAACTGGATGCAGAACACAATCCTCCTGGACAGAAATCAGACTTCCTACCCTTGCTCTTGCAAAAATGGCACAACGGAATCTCTGCAATATGAGGGCTTCTGCGATTTGGACACTGTTTCTAACCCCAATGCAACATTTGCTAATTGGCCAGTTAACAAGAAG GGGTGCATGGAAGGTGTGGAAAGCTGGGTACAAGAGAACCTTGGCATCATTCTTGGAGTCTGCGCAGGAGTTGCTGTCATTGAG CTGCTGGGAATGGTGCTTTCCATCTGCCTTTGCAAGAACATACATACTGAAGACTACACCAAAGTGCCCAAGTACTGA